A single window of Ferroacidibacillus organovorans DNA harbors:
- a CDS encoding MFS transporter — protein MSTSASMNGQQSMPKRWLILLSVGLATLLSSLNNSIVNTILPLIGKKLQINLGESEWIVLIYLLVLSLLLLPMGRFSDLLGRRRIFLLGFVSFIIASAICGLAPSYGLLIFGRGLLGIAGAMLLSVGPALLTTTFPPEKRGQALGLQALMTYLGLALGPLIGGWLADTLGWQSVFYSAIPVALVALTLGILSIPRQTRANQPVPTWSNTLTFMVSISALVLLLNPSVIHAQQRLWMIAIFILLVTTGGLFIFLQKTSTRPLIDLRLFRVHNFRYGNTATILNYLCFFLALFLLPFYMTNMLAFSPTKIGLWLTLMPILMMISAPLAGAWSDKIGSRVLSSAGMICSTLGLLAFAALGAFSPHTMLNRMDLMLGLVLSGLGTGLFAAPNNAAILRSAPPAQQGMASGTLATCRYLGMMGGITVGGSLFNAIDLYLGGTGQSSALTFLHTFMIVMGIGVFFGVLGWIASMMMREPSAAKPR, from the coding sequence GTGTCCACATCCGCGTCCATGAACGGGCAACAATCCATGCCAAAGCGCTGGCTCATCCTGCTTTCTGTCGGTTTAGCCACGCTGCTTTCGAGCCTGAACAACAGCATCGTCAATACCATTCTCCCACTGATCGGAAAAAAGCTTCAAATAAACCTCGGCGAATCGGAGTGGATCGTCCTCATCTATCTCCTTGTACTCAGCCTGCTCTTGTTGCCCATGGGCCGGTTCTCGGATCTGCTCGGCCGTCGGCGCATTTTCTTGCTGGGTTTTGTCAGTTTCATCATTGCATCTGCCATCTGCGGTCTTGCTCCTTCTTACGGACTGCTTATCTTCGGCCGCGGTCTTCTTGGCATCGCGGGTGCCATGCTGTTATCTGTTGGCCCTGCACTGCTCACCACGACGTTTCCGCCTGAAAAGCGCGGTCAGGCGCTTGGACTGCAAGCCCTGATGACCTATCTTGGACTGGCACTCGGTCCTTTAATCGGGGGTTGGCTTGCAGATACACTCGGGTGGCAATCCGTTTTTTATAGCGCCATCCCTGTTGCACTCGTCGCGCTCACACTCGGCATCCTATCGATCCCGCGGCAGACGCGCGCCAATCAGCCCGTTCCGACATGGTCAAACACACTGACCTTCATGGTCTCCATCAGCGCACTCGTCCTCTTGCTCAATCCCAGTGTCATTCACGCTCAACAAAGGCTATGGATGATCGCAATCTTCATTCTTCTCGTCACGACGGGAGGTTTGTTTATTTTTCTGCAAAAGACATCCACCAGACCATTGATCGATCTGCGGCTGTTTCGCGTTCACAATTTTCGATACGGAAACACTGCTACGATCCTCAACTATCTGTGCTTTTTTCTGGCGCTTTTTTTACTGCCATTCTACATGACCAATATGCTCGCTTTCTCACCCACAAAAATCGGGCTGTGGCTCACCCTCATGCCAATTCTTATGATGATAAGCGCGCCACTCGCCGGCGCCTGGTCAGACAAAATTGGGTCACGTGTGCTCTCCTCCGCCGGGATGATCTGCAGCACGCTTGGACTGCTCGCTTTCGCGGCGCTTGGCGCCTTTTCACCGCATACAATGCTGAATCGCATGGATCTCATGCTCGGTCTCGTTCTCTCTGGTCTTGGCACAGGCCTTTTCGCCGCACCCAACAACGCAGCCATCCTGCGCTCTGCGCCCCCGGCCCAACAGGGCATGGCGTCAGGTACACTCGCCACGTGCCGCTATCTCGGAATGATGGGTGGAATCACTGTTGGCGGGTCACTTTTTAACGCGATTGACCTGTACCTAGGTGGCACAGGTCAATCGTCAGCACTCACATTTTTGCACACATTCATGATCGTCATGGGAATCGGTGTGTTCTTTGGCGTCTTGGGATGGATCGCAAGCATGATGATGCGCGAACCATCCGCTGCAAAACCTCGCTAG
- a CDS encoding acetamidase/formamidase family protein, translated as MTIHSLEPKQGTVHGHFSVDLPPVLTIMSGDTVRFKTLDAGYGLEPFSEDGTRRRFEPNEPGHALCGPVKIEGAEPGQTLEVRINAIRPGQWGYTRAGGFDHPVNRRLGLVDVKTCLLNWTIDPERMTAVSQLGHKVTLRPFMGLMGMPPAEPGRHPTHPPRFCGGNMDCKELIAGTSLYLPVAVPGGLFSVGDGHGVQGNGEVAVPALECPMDEVDLTFIVHDEMRLSMPRAKTPTHWIAFGFHEDLNEATMMALDGMLDMMGEQFGYKRAEALALASLVVDLQVTQIVNGVKGVHAMLPHGALR; from the coding sequence ATGACGATTCACTCACTCGAACCGAAGCAGGGTACGGTGCATGGACATTTTTCGGTGGATCTCCCCCCAGTTTTAACCATTATGTCCGGTGATACCGTACGATTTAAAACACTCGATGCGGGGTATGGACTTGAACCATTTTCGGAAGATGGGACGAGACGGCGTTTTGAACCGAATGAACCGGGTCACGCGCTGTGCGGTCCTGTCAAGATTGAAGGCGCGGAACCGGGACAAACGCTTGAGGTGCGCATCAATGCCATCAGACCGGGACAGTGGGGTTATACGCGCGCTGGCGGGTTTGATCATCCGGTCAATCGCCGTCTCGGACTTGTCGATGTAAAAACGTGTCTCTTGAACTGGACGATTGATCCAGAGCGGATGACAGCGGTAAGCCAGCTTGGGCATAAAGTGACTTTGCGGCCTTTTATGGGGCTCATGGGGATGCCGCCGGCCGAACCAGGAAGGCACCCGACCCATCCCCCGCGTTTTTGTGGAGGGAATATGGACTGCAAAGAATTAATCGCGGGCACCTCTTTGTATCTCCCAGTCGCAGTGCCAGGCGGTCTATTCTCTGTGGGGGATGGGCACGGCGTGCAGGGAAATGGCGAGGTGGCGGTGCCAGCGCTTGAGTGTCCGATGGATGAGGTTGATTTGACATTTATCGTGCATGATGAGATGCGACTGTCGATGCCGCGGGCAAAGACGCCGACGCACTGGATCGCGTTTGGTTTTCACGAAGATCTGAACGAGGCGACGATGATGGCGCTTGACGGGATGCTCGATATGATGGGAGAACAGTTTGGCTATAAGCGTGCAGAAGCGCTGGCATTGGCGAGCTTGGTGGTTGATTTACAAGTCACACAAATTGTCAATGGCGTAAAGGGCGTTCACGCCATGTTGCCGCACGGAGCACTTCGCTAG
- the gabT gene encoding 4-aminobutyrate--2-oxoglutarate transaminase, with translation MTQPMIMKTKREANALLRERYITKSVSVQNPIAVVRAEGAKLWDEEGREYIDFAGGIGVMNVGHSHPEVIAAIKDQADRLFHTCFHVTMNEPYLQLAEQLCRIAPIAGDKKALLVNTGAEAVENAVKIARSFTGRSALIAFEGAFHGRTMLGISLTSKVNPYKTGFGPFVPEIYRMPFPNPYRSELAGQDLGKQAVETIVQAFETYVDANQVAAVIVEPVQGEGGFIVPPPNFFPLLRNVCRERGIVFILDEVQSGFARTGKMFAAEHYEALDPDLILVAKSLGAGLPIAAVVGKADIMDAPPVGSLGGTYGGNPLAAAGALKVIEVMEREQLPARAETLGQQCVSFLRELQKQSTIIGDVRGQGAMIAIELVKDRETKEPYSEATALVTKKCLEYGLITVKAGVYSNVIRLLFPLVISEDLLRQGLQVIARAVKEAEEELR, from the coding sequence ATGACACAACCAATGATCATGAAAACGAAGAGAGAAGCGAATGCGCTACTGCGTGAGCGATACATCACAAAGAGTGTTTCGGTGCAAAATCCAATTGCGGTTGTGCGGGCAGAGGGCGCGAAACTGTGGGATGAGGAAGGGCGGGAGTATATCGACTTTGCCGGAGGCATTGGCGTGATGAACGTCGGTCACAGCCATCCAGAAGTCATCGCGGCGATCAAAGATCAGGCTGATCGACTGTTTCACACATGCTTTCACGTAACGATGAATGAGCCCTATCTTCAATTGGCGGAGCAACTCTGCCGAATCGCTCCAATCGCCGGGGACAAGAAGGCGCTTCTTGTAAACACGGGCGCTGAGGCGGTTGAAAACGCGGTCAAGATTGCGCGCAGTTTCACAGGGCGCTCCGCTTTGATTGCGTTTGAAGGGGCATTTCACGGGCGCACGATGCTGGGTATTTCTCTAACCAGTAAGGTAAACCCCTATAAGACGGGCTTTGGTCCATTTGTACCTGAGATTTATCGCATGCCATTTCCCAATCCGTATCGCAGTGAACTCGCTGGACAGGACTTAGGGAAACAAGCGGTGGAGACGATTGTTCAAGCGTTTGAAACCTACGTTGACGCCAACCAGGTGGCGGCCGTCATCGTTGAACCTGTGCAAGGTGAGGGTGGATTTATTGTACCACCTCCCAATTTCTTTCCATTGCTGAGAAATGTCTGTCGCGAGCGCGGCATCGTGTTTATTCTAGATGAGGTTCAATCGGGCTTTGCACGAACGGGAAAGATGTTTGCTGCAGAGCACTACGAGGCGCTCGACCCGGATCTGATTCTTGTGGCCAAATCACTGGGAGCGGGACTTCCGATTGCTGCGGTTGTCGGAAAAGCGGATATCATGGATGCGCCGCCGGTTGGATCTTTGGGTGGCACGTACGGTGGGAATCCGTTGGCCGCCGCCGGTGCGCTCAAGGTGATCGAAGTGATGGAGCGCGAACAGCTCCCTGCCCGCGCAGAAACACTTGGGCAGCAGTGTGTCTCATTTCTTCGGGAACTGCAAAAGCAAAGCACGATCATCGGCGATGTGCGCGGTCAAGGTGCGATGATCGCGATTGAACTGGTCAAGGATCGAGAGACGAAAGAACCTTATTCAGAGGCGACGGCGCTCGTTACGAAAAAATGTCTGGAATATGGTCTTATTACCGTAAAGGCTGGGGTGTACAGCAATGTGATTCGCCTGCTCTTCCCGCTTGTGATCTCGGAGGATTTGCTCCGACAAGGACTCCAGGTGATCGCGCGCGCCGTGAAAGAGGCAGAAGAGGAACTAAGATGA
- a CDS encoding carbon-nitrogen hydrolase family protein — MKNNDDRSTERTMRLGLVQDAPIFGDVAQTLKQMNTYIKQAGMRNEKVDLLVFPELYVTGYYAKGWPCRPTPDDELEWINQIHALAQSEQLWIIFGHPYGSWHQIYTAARGLENRAFAATVNRIGEEYGDEFCGGSCVFHPNGTCLVEADDRPGLKTCDLRLSDLHDLDETLNYFRFRRPELYQL; from the coding sequence ATGAAGAACAACGATGACCGCTCCACTGAGAGAACGATGCGTTTGGGGCTTGTCCAAGATGCGCCTATTTTCGGGGATGTTGCGCAGACGCTTAAGCAAATGAATACGTATATCAAACAGGCGGGAATGCGAAATGAGAAAGTAGACTTGTTGGTATTTCCAGAACTCTATGTGACCGGGTATTACGCAAAGGGATGGCCGTGTCGACCGACACCCGATGATGAACTCGAGTGGATAAACCAGATTCATGCATTGGCGCAATCCGAGCAACTCTGGATTATTTTCGGGCATCCGTACGGATCGTGGCATCAAATATACACAGCAGCTCGCGGACTTGAGAATAGGGCATTTGCCGCTACGGTTAATCGTATCGGAGAAGAGTATGGCGATGAATTTTGTGGTGGATCATGCGTTTTTCACCCCAATGGAACGTGTCTCGTGGAGGCAGACGACAGACCAGGATTAAAAACGTGTGACCTACGTTTGTCAGACCTGCATGATTTGGATGAAACGCTGAACTATTTCCGCTTTCGCCGTCCAGAATTGTATCAACTGTGA
- a CDS encoding histidinol dehydrogenase, whose amino-acid sequence MRYVKQAQQMDAEDASVKNTVSAILSDIKLRGEVAVREVIVADDMEEAIAVCNAYAIEHLHVHAAQPRSLMEQLTNYGSLFLGAGSSVVFSDKLSGTNHTLPTRTAARYTGGLWVGTYLKVVTHQEVSGSGMDVLARHASRQSQIEGLVGHAMSAAARLSGATI is encoded by the coding sequence ATGCGGTATGTGAAACAGGCACAACAAATGGATGCAGAAGATGCCTCTGTCAAAAACACCGTGAGTGCGATTTTGAGTGACATCAAGCTTCGCGGAGAAGTCGCCGTTCGCGAAGTTATTGTCGCTGATGACATGGAAGAAGCAATTGCAGTTTGCAATGCGTACGCGATTGAGCATTTGCACGTGCATGCTGCACAACCACGTTCGCTCATGGAACAACTCACAAATTATGGATCGCTCTTTCTTGGCGCCGGGAGTTCTGTGGTCTTTTCTGATAAATTGTCTGGCACGAACCACACACTCCCGACGCGCACTGCGGCACGTTATACGGGTGGACTCTGGGTAGGCACCTATCTCAAAGTGGTGACACATCAGGAAGTGAGCGGATCCGGCATGGATGTTTTAGCGCGTCACGCGTCACGTCAGTCGCAGATTGAGGGACTCGTTGGACATGCGATGTCTGCGGCTGCTCGATTGTCAGGTGCGACCATATGA
- a CDS encoding APC family permease: protein MAQLAVAEKPSLRKGQIGLLHMIIATLANVGPAQGIFFSIAFLASTTGEASPLGMLVAAVAILTVGNTLTAFSREIPSAGSFITFVSRTFGAYVGIALAVTVSIGYILAITPIIIEIGGWVSAVLQQNFHLAVPWQLITIAGSVLIAYLVVRGIKVSSSWAVGLFFTEAIVLLLLSVVILFKGGAAGLHIGPFLPNHISGGLKSLGLAFPLLVFSFVGFENSGPLAEEVIHPRKNIPRAVFFAIFIVAVLYVLSTYAAIEGYGSAHLQTLANDPAPFNTLAQRYLGSFGVFLIDIVGFTSLVACTIAAANSQSRIIFHAGREGLIPHYFGRVNKRYGTPHVALLTYLIVALGLIIIIGWNMQPMTFYAEMGSLGTIPIVLMYLLANIALPFYMWKNNRSQFSVWTHGMVPLIGLLVLLWSLWGLVQPGQPSPYNTFPYIVLGIVVFSYLYALWLGRKDRSVLDVAAQTLAD from the coding sequence GTGGCGCAACTCGCGGTGGCAGAAAAACCTTCTCTGCGCAAGGGTCAAATTGGATTACTCCATATGATCATCGCGACACTTGCCAATGTCGGACCTGCACAAGGCATTTTTTTTAGTATCGCATTCTTGGCAAGCACGACGGGTGAAGCTTCTCCGCTTGGCATGTTGGTGGCGGCGGTTGCAATTCTGACGGTGGGTAACACATTGACTGCATTCTCGCGTGAAATTCCAAGCGCCGGATCGTTCATTACGTTCGTATCGCGGACGTTTGGGGCCTACGTGGGAATTGCTCTCGCGGTGACTGTCTCCATTGGCTATATTCTGGCGATCACTCCGATTATTATCGAAATCGGTGGCTGGGTATCCGCTGTGTTGCAACAGAATTTTCATCTTGCCGTCCCCTGGCAACTGATCACGATTGCGGGTTCGGTGCTCATTGCATATCTGGTCGTGCGTGGGATTAAAGTCTCCTCTTCTTGGGCTGTCGGTTTGTTTTTTACAGAAGCGATTGTGCTCCTTCTTCTTTCAGTGGTGATTCTTTTCAAAGGTGGCGCGGCTGGTCTGCACATTGGTCCTTTTTTGCCAAACCATATCAGTGGTGGATTGAAGTCACTCGGTCTCGCCTTCCCTTTACTTGTGTTTAGCTTTGTCGGTTTTGAAAACAGTGGTCCGCTCGCCGAAGAGGTCATTCATCCTCGAAAAAACATCCCTCGGGCGGTGTTTTTTGCAATCTTTATCGTTGCCGTTCTCTATGTGCTCAGTACATACGCCGCGATTGAGGGCTATGGAAGTGCACATTTGCAGACACTGGCAAATGATCCAGCGCCTTTTAACACACTCGCACAGCGCTATCTCGGGAGTTTCGGTGTCTTTTTGATTGATATCGTAGGTTTTACAAGTCTTGTTGCGTGTACGATTGCCGCCGCGAATTCACAGTCGAGAATCATTTTTCACGCTGGCCGCGAAGGCTTGATTCCGCACTATTTTGGTCGTGTCAACAAACGATACGGAACACCGCATGTCGCGCTATTGACTTATCTTATCGTCGCGCTGGGATTGATCATCATCATCGGATGGAATATGCAGCCGATGACATTTTACGCGGAAATGGGGTCACTCGGCACGATTCCAATCGTTCTCATGTATCTTTTGGCAAACATTGCTTTGCCGTTTTACATGTGGAAAAACAATCGTTCTCAGTTTAGCGTCTGGACTCACGGCATGGTGCCGCTCATCGGTTTGCTCGTATTGTTGTGGTCGCTGTGGGGGCTTGTACAACCGGGACAGCCGTCGCCGTATAACACATTTCCCTATATCGTTCTCGGCATTGTGGTCTTCAGTTATCTCTACGCGCTGTGGCTCGGGCGGAAAGATCGCTCTGTTTTGGATGTAGCCGCACAAACGCTTGCTGACTAG
- a CDS encoding methyl-accepting chemotaxis protein: MKNERSPGKNPSKKQVLVVERTARQIESILQKYHELTGDARSEIRTIMDQNLGELEYFVLVREDSYGEIHTNRLREGIYFKDPIGLKCAAVSQTSAFLYARNTGEQLMDVSTPVYLHDKKVYTLRSGKILKGVSRHFKIGVPFLVLQMIGLLEIWLDRYGVGLYVSSLALLAATALMLWDRLAFERAYRTWSHFLRMIGRGDLTSRLSPKSRDEFGQIQFELNKMCLGIADILQQVEKSAKQVASATEELTDTAEATTNAAEHIALIIQEVSTGSEQQAAAIDQSADAMNQMSVEIQRIAEKAHQVTDQSILSSEVAAHGNRLIHTAIGQITSIHTTVEGLSKAVAGLGKRSEEISQIVDVIASLASRTNLLALNAAIEAARAGDSGQGFAVVANEVKTLAEQSAKSAQNIAEVIYTIQNETDVIVQATGATMKEVTTGIHDIHRAGDEFAKIQHSVDLVVGEIQTITQAIQVLSRNSNEIVSSMGRISNVIENQNAESQQVTHEAEGQLAAMEEVSASAALLLTMSAQLQNLIARFQV; this comes from the coding sequence ATGAAGAATGAACGGTCACCAGGGAAAAATCCTTCAAAAAAACAGGTCCTCGTCGTTGAACGAACAGCTCGCCAAATCGAATCGATTTTACAGAAGTACCATGAATTAACGGGCGATGCGCGTTCAGAGATACGCACCATCATGGATCAAAACCTCGGTGAACTAGAGTATTTTGTACTCGTCAGGGAAGATAGTTATGGTGAAATCCACACAAATCGCCTTCGCGAAGGGATCTATTTCAAGGATCCGATTGGACTGAAATGCGCAGCTGTTTCGCAAACGAGCGCGTTTCTCTATGCGAGGAATACAGGTGAACAATTGATGGATGTATCTACCCCTGTCTATCTCCACGATAAAAAAGTCTATACGCTCCGTTCTGGAAAAATATTAAAAGGGGTGAGCCGCCATTTTAAAATAGGCGTACCTTTCTTGGTTCTGCAAATGATTGGCTTGCTTGAAATCTGGCTGGATCGCTACGGTGTGGGACTCTACGTATCCAGTCTCGCATTGCTTGCCGCTACAGCACTTATGCTGTGGGATCGCCTCGCCTTTGAACGCGCCTATCGCACATGGAGTCATTTCTTGCGAATGATTGGAAGAGGCGATTTAACGTCTCGACTGTCACCGAAATCGCGAGATGAATTTGGGCAGATCCAGTTTGAACTCAATAAAATGTGTCTGGGCATTGCAGACATTCTGCAACAAGTTGAAAAAAGTGCAAAGCAAGTTGCATCCGCCACTGAAGAACTGACAGACACGGCTGAAGCCACGACAAATGCGGCAGAGCACATCGCGCTTATCATCCAGGAAGTTTCGACAGGTTCAGAACAACAGGCGGCGGCGATTGACCAAAGCGCAGACGCGATGAATCAGATGTCAGTCGAGATTCAGCGAATCGCTGAGAAGGCGCATCAAGTGACAGATCAATCCATTCTGAGTTCTGAAGTGGCAGCACATGGCAATCGTTTGATCCACACTGCGATAGGGCAAATCACGTCGATCCACACAACGGTGGAAGGTCTTTCAAAAGCGGTTGCCGGATTAGGGAAACGCTCAGAGGAAATTTCCCAAATCGTCGACGTGATTGCCAGTTTGGCTTCGCGCACCAATTTGCTTGCGTTGAATGCAGCCATTGAAGCGGCGCGCGCAGGAGACTCAGGGCAAGGGTTTGCCGTTGTTGCAAACGAGGTGAAAACGCTTGCGGAACAATCTGCGAAATCGGCGCAAAATATCGCGGAAGTCATTTATACCATTCAAAATGAGACGGATGTGATCGTGCAGGCGACAGGTGCAACGATGAAAGAGGTCACAACGGGCATTCATGACATTCATCGGGCTGGAGACGAGTTTGCCAAGATTCAACATTCTGTCGATCTCGTCGTCGGTGAAATTCAGACTATCACACAAGCCATCCAAGTGTTATCAAGGAATTCGAATGAGATCGTTTCTTCAATGGGGAGAATCTCAAACGTTATTGAAAATCAGAATGCTGAATCTCAGCAAGTCACGCATGAGGCAGAAGGGCAGCTCGCTGCGATGGAAGAAGTGAGTGCGTCTGCGGCACTGCTTTTGACGATGTCCGCTCAGTTGCAGAATCTTATTGCGAGATTTCAAGTCTAG
- a CDS encoding aldo/keto reductase, with translation MKKIKLGTSSLEVPVVAVGCMRINSLDKKQAETFVQTALEEGANFFDHADIYGGGACEEIFADAIQMNGDIREKVILQSKVGIRKGSFDFSKEHILEAVNGSLKRLKTDYLDVLLLHRPDALVEPEEVAEAFDQLERSGKVRHFGVSNQKPMQIELLKKHVKQPLVANQLQLSITNATMISNGINVNMENDAAIDRDGSILDYCRLHDITVQPWSPFQYGFFEGVFLGSDKFPELNRVIDAVAAKYGVSNTTIAIAWLLRHPAKMQPITGTMNLDRIKDCCKASDITLTREDWYEIYRAAGNILP, from the coding sequence GTGAAAAAAATCAAACTTGGCACGAGTTCACTAGAGGTGCCTGTCGTCGCGGTGGGTTGCATGCGAATTAACTCGCTAGACAAAAAGCAGGCAGAAACGTTTGTTCAAACCGCACTGGAAGAGGGTGCGAACTTCTTCGATCACGCGGATATCTACGGGGGAGGCGCCTGCGAAGAGATCTTTGCTGACGCAATTCAAATGAACGGTGACATTCGCGAGAAAGTCATTCTTCAATCCAAAGTCGGCATCCGCAAAGGATCCTTTGATTTTTCTAAAGAACATATTCTCGAGGCGGTCAACGGTAGCCTGAAACGTCTCAAAACGGACTATTTGGATGTGTTGCTCCTTCATCGACCAGATGCGTTGGTAGAACCCGAAGAGGTGGCAGAGGCGTTTGATCAGCTCGAACGCTCCGGCAAAGTGCGCCATTTTGGCGTATCAAACCAAAAACCGATGCAAATTGAGCTTCTTAAAAAGCATGTCAAACAACCTCTCGTGGCAAACCAATTGCAACTGAGCATTACGAACGCGACGATGATATCAAACGGGATCAATGTGAACATGGAGAATGACGCCGCAATCGATCGCGACGGCAGCATCCTCGATTATTGCAGGCTTCATGACATCACGGTTCAACCGTGGTCACCCTTTCAATACGGATTCTTTGAAGGCGTATTCCTTGGCAGCGATAAGTTTCCAGAGTTGAACCGCGTCATCGATGCCGTCGCGGCAAAATACGGAGTCAGCAACACCACCATTGCCATCGCATGGCTTCTCCGCCACCCGGCAAAAATGCAGCCCATCACGGGCACGATGAATCTTGATCGAATCAAAGACTGCTGCAAAGCGAGCGATATCACGCTTACGCGCGAAGATTGGTATGAGATTTACCGCGCGGCGGGCAACATTCTTCCCTAA
- a CDS encoding APC family permease has product MNEDRLLKKRLGVWSLAAASLGGVIGSGWLFGAMYAAQAAGPESIVAWIVGAIAFGLVALVFCELAIVKPESGGLVRYPMYTNGSLVASMVGFGIWLGYAGNPPTEASGIVQYLSSFIPGVYNGSTLTFSGILLAIVLMIVFVLVNYFGVHIFARVNLVVTIIKFIVPTLTLLAFFMSGFHPQNFTAYGGFAPYGWSAGLSSIATAGIVFAYTGFRAAVDLSGEAANPRRDIPRAVLLAILVAMVLYIGLQVVFIGTVPTASLVKGWHGVNFNSPFAQIAMSLNLMWLYWMLMADSMISPAGSSLVYTASNSRVVFGLAKNRFFPYYFAKINEKYGVPTRALILNFIVGLLYLFPLKSWHNIISTTGALGIFTYSAGAVSVLVFRRMGITQADQRMRAMHVVAPLGFVVGSLIIYWASWGTLQTTISLLFIGLVLYAISFFVNRYGKRELIGGTWLIVYLIAIFALSKIGSFGGLNIIPAPWDSVVVAIVSLICFYWAISSGTKFMNIKHAGSSDAQEFISEA; this is encoded by the coding sequence ATGAACGAAGACAGATTGTTAAAAAAGCGGCTTGGCGTTTGGTCGCTGGCAGCCGCCTCGCTGGGAGGCGTGATCGGCTCCGGTTGGCTATTTGGCGCGATGTACGCAGCGCAAGCCGCCGGACCAGAATCGATCGTGGCTTGGATTGTCGGCGCAATCGCGTTCGGGCTCGTCGCGCTCGTCTTTTGTGAACTGGCTATCGTCAAACCGGAGTCAGGCGGCTTGGTGCGCTATCCGATGTACACCAACGGTTCACTCGTCGCATCCATGGTGGGCTTTGGAATATGGCTCGGATATGCGGGAAACCCGCCGACTGAAGCCTCTGGGATCGTGCAATACCTCTCAAGCTTTATTCCAGGTGTCTATAACGGTTCCACCTTGACCTTTTCTGGAATTCTTCTAGCCATTGTTCTCATGATCGTGTTTGTGCTTGTAAACTACTTTGGCGTACACATTTTCGCGAGAGTCAATCTCGTTGTCACGATCATCAAATTCATCGTTCCGACGCTAACACTGCTTGCGTTTTTCATGTCAGGCTTTCATCCGCAAAACTTTACGGCATACGGTGGGTTCGCGCCGTACGGTTGGTCTGCAGGGCTTAGTTCCATTGCCACAGCGGGAATCGTGTTCGCCTATACTGGATTTCGCGCCGCAGTCGACCTCTCTGGAGAAGCAGCAAACCCGCGCAGGGATATCCCGCGCGCCGTATTGCTCGCCATATTGGTTGCAATGGTCCTTTATATTGGTTTGCAGGTTGTTTTCATCGGCACCGTCCCCACCGCCTCTCTCGTAAAAGGGTGGCACGGCGTCAATTTCAACTCTCCTTTTGCACAAATCGCGATGTCCTTAAACCTCATGTGGCTGTATTGGATGCTTATGGCAGATTCGATGATTTCCCCTGCCGGATCAAGCCTAGTCTACACCGCCTCCAATTCCCGGGTCGTGTTCGGCCTCGCAAAAAACCGCTTTTTCCCGTATTATTTCGCGAAAATCAATGAGAAATACGGCGTTCCCACCCGCGCGCTCATCCTGAACTTTATCGTCGGCCTTTTGTATCTCTTTCCTCTCAAAAGCTGGCATAACATCATCTCGACGACAGGGGCACTCGGTATCTTCACCTATTCAGCAGGCGCCGTCTCAGTCCTTGTGTTTCGCAGAATGGGCATCACACAGGCAGACCAGCGCATGAGAGCGATGCACGTTGTTGCGCCACTCGGATTTGTCGTCGGATCCCTGATCATCTACTGGGCGAGTTGGGGAACGCTTCAGACCACCATTTCCCTTCTCTTTATCGGACTCGTTCTTTATGCCATCTCGTTTTTCGTCAACAGGTACGGAAAGCGCGAATTGATTGGCGGTACTTGGCTTATCGTCTATCTCATCGCGATCTTTGCTCTCTCTAAAATAGGCAGTTTTGGCGGGCTAAACATCATTCCTGCACCGTGGGACTCCGTTGTCGTGGCCATTGTCTCTCTCATATGCTTTTATTGGGCAATTTCCTCTGGCACAAAATTCATGAATATAAAACACGCAGGCAGCTCAGACGCGCAAGAATTCATCTCCGAAGCCTGA
- a CDS encoding MoaD/ThiS family protein: MITVHLPFDLAGEFAASPMVRVNARSCAEILEALDFQYPGMASWIAEPDGHFRVHLSVFVAGLRLPTRAHVSTAVMDGAEVWILKAISGG; the protein is encoded by the coding sequence ATGATTACGGTACATTTGCCATTTGATCTCGCTGGTGAATTTGCTGCATCCCCAATGGTGAGGGTCAACGCTCGCAGTTGTGCGGAAATTTTGGAAGCGCTTGATTTCCAGTACCCCGGTATGGCGTCGTGGATCGCCGAGCCGGACGGACACTTTCGGGTGCATCTCAGTGTTTTTGTCGCAGGGCTTCGGCTACCTACGCGGGCGCACGTTTCGACTGCGGTGATGGATGGGGCCGAGGTGTGGATTTTAAAGGCCATTTCGGGTGGGTAG